In Gossypium arboreum isolate Shixiya-1 chromosome 6, ASM2569848v2, whole genome shotgun sequence, the following are encoded in one genomic region:
- the LOC108485160 gene encoding uncharacterized protein LOC108485160 — MEHCKAITLRNRTQLSDVVHDAAIREDNTSNNQVNIPEPYEKQTTLEKGKQQNVVVVPDHDVQFKRFLEVLKQLHINIPLVKALEQMPSYVKFMKDILSKKRRLGEFDTAALIKGCTTMLMYKLPPKLKDPRSFTIPCSIGMHYVDFLILECEADHDVPIILGRLFLATSRTLIDVQKSELTMRVNDQQVTFNVFNALKCLDENEECHTIGLIEGLVDKFAKFCYSNFDNEDDLTEQGDKVFEELKKRLVAALIVVAPK; from the exons ATGGAGCATTGCAAAGCAATCACCCTTAGAAACAGGACTCAGTTGAGTGATGTTGTTCACGATGCCGCAATAAGAGAGGATAATACAAGTAACAATCAAGTAAATATCCCAGAACCATATGAAAAACAGACAACACTTGAGAAGGGTAAGCAACAAAATGTTGTGGTAGTACCAGATCAT GATGTTCAATTTAAAAGGTTTTTAGAGGTTTTAAAGCAACTCCATATTAACATACCGCTAGTCAAAGCTTTGGAGCAAATGCCCAGCTATGTGAAATTTATGAAAGACATACTGTCCAAGAAGCGCAGATTAGGAGAATTTGATACTGCTGCTCTTATTAAAGGGTGTACAACAATGTTGATGTATAAGCTACCTCCAAAGTTGAAAGACCCAAGGAGTTTCACTATCCCATGTTCCATTGGAATGCATTATGTTG ATTTTCTTATTTTAGAATGTGAAGCTGACCATGATGTACCAATTATTCTTGGAAGATTGTTTCTTGCTACTAGCAGGACCCTAATTGATGTACAAAAAAGTGAGCTAACCATGAGAGTGAATGATCAACAAGTTACTTTTAACGTGTTTAATGCATTAAAATGCCTGGATGAGAATGAGGAATGTCACACCATTGGCTTAATAGAAGGATTAGTGGACAAATTCGCAAAATTTTGCTACAGCAATTTTGACAATGAAGATGATTTGACGGAACAAGGTGACAAA GTTTTCGAGGAACTCAAGAAGAGACTTGTAGCAGCGTTGATTGTGGTTGCTCCAAAATAA